The following nucleotide sequence is from Manis pentadactyla isolate mManPen7 chromosome 13, mManPen7.hap1, whole genome shotgun sequence.
AGTATATATGATTTTTCAGAGTTTAtgaagtctttttgttttgtcagGTTCAAGAGGGGCTCAACCTAATGTCAGCCCCAGTTAGATAGGAAAAtgatgtttaaattattttattcattcaggaTTGTCTTTTTTGTATTAAGTATACCAGAATGAGGCTTTTGAAGACATGAGAAttcagtaaaaaattaaaacaccacACAGCACAACTATACTCCTGTTTACCTGATAATGACTTGAGTAAGAGAGACATACCTAATTAAACATGTTTTCCCAGATGTTTGTTGCTTTGCACCAGTCCTTCATACTCGGGGGCTAGTGAGAGAAGGAAGGTAGACTTTAGGATTTGGTATTGGTTTTATCCACCATACTGTGTGCtgtcttttattcttcctttcttggATCATTAACACTCGCAGTGTGACTTTGTTAAGcagaaaaatggcaccaaaatGTGTCCACTTTCTAATccccagaatctgtgaatatgtaACTTTATTTGGCAGAAGGGATTTTACAGAAGTAATGGAGGATGTGGACCTTGTGTTGGTGATATTATCTGGATTACTGTGTGGGCCCAATCCGGTCTAATGTGTCCTGCAAAGGGGAGAACTTGCCCAGCTGATTCTGAGAGGAGACGGAAGAAGCAAGAGCAGAGATTTGAGGCTTGAGAGAGACTTGCCCCATTGCTGTTGGCTTTGAAGTTAGAGGAAGGGGGACCGTGATCCAGTGTCTGTTGCTCCTTCTAGAAACCAGGAAACGGCTGTTGCTGGATAGTCAGCAAGGAAGCAGGACCTGGGTGCTACATGTCCAGGAGGCGGAATTCTGCCAGCAGCCCGCATGAGTAGGGTATGGATTTTCCCCAAGAGCTCCCAGAACGGAATGCAGCCTGGTGAGACCAGTGTTGAAATTCTGACCTGCAGAGCTGTCAGATACaacttttattgttttaagtTGTCAAGTCTGTTGTTGCAGCAACTGGAAACTAACATAGCAACTTCCAGAATCCTATCTTATATGACACATTCATGCCTCGTGGTGTTGCAGTTTCTTCCTTTGATCTTTAAAACCTTTGTCCACTGCACTTACCTATGATGATCTGTGCTAATTAAAATATTGTGACCCCATTCTAAGGCAGCACTTCCTCTAACTGTTGCCCCAGGATATATTCCATGTCAGGTATTACGTCCTCTGCTTTGTCCAGTGTCCATGTAGGTAGAAGTCAAGGAGCAAACGAGGAGTGACCCTTTCTGACCTCAGCGATGTCTGTTGTCTTCTCCCCGTTCGTTTGCTTCCTTTTAGGAGCCCTTGTTCAGTGGTGACATGGAGAGAGGTCATTAAACTCTTTCCCATCCCTTTCCTCTTAGGAACAAGTAAATCAGGAGAGAACTCCTCATTCCAATTGGAACAATCATATCTACCTTAAAGAAATTTGGATTTGAgttcatataatttaaaatatatttccatataCATTCCATATTTATCAATATACATTCATTTTTCAGTATACTGTCCAACCCTGGGCTATGTTACTTCTCTAGCTTATTCTAgttgttattattttcttaatcttattTTGATTTCAGCACTTAACTGTCAGGCATGAAGCCAATCACCTTCAAACAAATGAAGAGACCCAGtgagaaaaatatttcacattttattacaTGTGGTTGTGTGGTAGCATCCACTTACACAATTGTGGTTAAgtctacaaaaacaaaaagaaaaaagaatagcaCAAACTATCTTTCCCTCTGTGGGCATGAGAAAGCTCAGGTGCAGAAAGTGTGTCACCTGATAAAAGCAGGAAAGAACCAGGTTTGAACTTCAGgttttctgatattagttcagTATTTTTCATTAATGCATAATAACTTTGTGTGTGAGAAGATCCAAAAACTGAGTTCAGAGCATGTTATTTTTTCTAGGGCTGAATGGCACCCTTGCACTCTGACTACGATACTTTGTGTCTCATGTGGCATGGAACTCCTTCATCTCTTACCATGTATATTTGATGCATGCCTTGTGTACATTGAGTCCAAGTGTTGAAATGAAGCATTCTTAGCAAGCAAACTTTAAGTTTTcctgtgcaataaggacataatTTTGTTGCCAGCTTCTCTCCAAGCTTCCTTCACCTTTTCATTCCTCAGACtatagatgaaggggttcagaagAGGGGTCACCATCGTGGTGAGGACAGCTGTCACTTTGTCAAAATCCAGTGACTGGCTCTGGCTGGGCCTCACGTACATGAAGATGCTGCCTCCATAGGCGATGGAGAGAACAGTGATGTGAgaagcacaggtggagaaggccttctGACGTCCCTGGGCTGACGGGATGCGCAGGATGGTAGAGATGATGTAGGTGTAGGACACAGTGGTGAGCAGCAGTGAGGTCAGGAGGACCAATGTGGATAATATGAAGCTCAACATCTGTATGAAATGAGTGTCAATGCAGGCCACGTGGAGCAGGGGGGCCAGGTCACAGAAGAAGTGCTTAATTTCCTTATAACAAAAAGGGAGTCTGGTAACCACAATTGTTGGGCAGAGCACTGACAGGAAGGCCCCCACCCAGCATCCCAGAACCAGCAGGAGACAGACCCTGCTGTTCATGATTATGGTGTAGTTCAGGGGTTTATggatggccacgtagcggtcataggacatcactgccAAGAGGATAAACTCCACAGttgccaagaaaaatacaaagtacaTTTGTGTCATGCAGCCAGCCAAAGATATGTCATTCCTGCCTTCTAGGAGAGAGGCTAGCAGCTTTGGGGTGACTGAGGTCGTGTATAAAATGTCCAAACATGACAAGttactgaggaagaagtacattggGGTTTGGAGGCGATCATCAGCCCATATGAGGGAAATGATGACAGTATTTCCTGTTAGCGTGAGCGTGTACGTGAGCAGGAGGACCACGAAGAGGGAGACCTGGAGCCTGTGGAGAGCCGGGAAGGCGGTCAGGGTAAATTCAGTCACTGCGGTGCGGTTGTGTGTGTCCATCGCAGGCGATGCCTGGTGGGCAGCGTGTCTCTGAAAGAATCATAATATAGAGAGATGAAAACCAGCTTAAACAAGTGTCAGCTTGCATTACCAATGATTAGAAGATGTAGAAAAAGCTTTGAGTGAAGAGGGAGAGTGATATATtttctccctgcctctgaccttaATACATGTAGGATTGGGATAAATTACATGTCTGGGATACGTACACGACTGTGAGAAAATACCTCAGTATtctagcatttaaaatttttggtagGACGAAATTATCTGCTTGGTCTCACAAAACTCTAGTCTTCATGGTTTTGTTTACCCAATTCTCGTTCCCTTTCTCATGTACTTTTCCTGACCCTCTATTTCCCAGGTAAATTCTGTTCCTAAGTGGAGAGACAGACTTAGTTGAGAATCCAGTCAATATACTTGGAAAATGGAATAAGGGAATGTTAACCACTGCTAAATCACTTTTCTCAACATTATTTCATCTTTGCAGGTGTTGTCTATATGAAAGAGGAGAAATTATGAAAACCAGCCAAGAGAGTCAAATAAAGGGAGCCTGTGTTTGTTTCTACTCACTTCCGTTGTTGGTTTTGTGTGGAGTGTCTGTGTGCTATGTGGAAGCCCAATAACTTGGACTGAAGTTGTTTTGATGTCATAAAAATTGATCTCTCCATAAGGCTGCATAGTTTTTCTTTGCTTCTATTTTTGATAGTGACATAAACTTTTTTGTCCACATTGTTACAGAACAACTAGGTCAATTACATATGGTTCATAATTTGCACAATCTTTTTAAGCATAGAAAAAGTCTCTTGGGGGAAAGGTCACTGTGTTTCTTCATTATTCCTTGGGATGTTACGTCTCAGGGAGCATCCAGAAAAATAACacacctttcctctctccctgacTCCTAGCTGACCCTCCAGGTTCTATCAAAAAGGTCTCTTATACATTGTATTCTTTGCTGCCATTTGAAGACCAGGGTATTAACAGAAGGGTAGAAAAGTGGGTGCAGAGAGATGGTGTTTGAAATGTTCAGCTCAATCTGTGAGTATTGTTCCCCTTTGCTCAACAGCTGATGcgctctccttttttattttgtgacTACTCCTGCAGTCTTAAGTTAAAATGACCAATTTATGTACACAGAACTAATTCCATTTTAACCAAAGTGCATTCAACACTTTCATTTGCAAACCCGTTTTAAAGCTGTAAGACTTGACATCTACCCTCACTAAAAGTTTTGGCGGAGGAGTAATTACACTGTGCCTTATAAAATAGAAGTGTAAACAAGTATTGAAGTCTCAGGCTGCTTACCATATAAATACAGATAATTTTACAATAACGTGTATTTACATCATACTGATTGTAGAAcagtttatattttcttcattcaaATATGTTAAGAAACCTGAGCTTTGGGTATTTTTCTTCGTACTGCTTTCCATCCGtttctctttaattctgttaattgtTTCAATTTTGATTCTGTATAAATCTGTCTAAGATTCAACTGTGGCGCTTCCCCATATGACAGTTAATACCATTCAAAGCCACACCACATGCATATTCAATATCTGCTTAAAGAGTTTATCCTTCTTCCTTTGAATGAAAACCTGTCTTTTTATAATCCCTGAATCCCTTTCCCAGTCCTTTTTCTTATTCCCACAGAAAGAGCATTAAGTGTTGATTTACACTAGGAATAAGTCCAAGTATAATACTCTGGTTTAATTTTTTACCTCATAATCCAGTATATCTCAATCTCAAGTATTCTTGAGATTTTTAAGTAATATGTATAACAGTTGGCATTTTTGCTGAGGGAACAAAATGATTAGGTTTGGAGATGAAGGAAGAAATGATACACAGGTGAATTAAGAGCAGGTCCTCTGATTGATACTTTAGATTACTGACCAAAATGGCTGAAGGTACCATAAAtctgtgttttgttgttgttgtaggTGTAATTTCATGTCTCATCAgggaatttctatttcttttgtggGTCTGTCCAGAAACTCTGAAATATTCAAAACTGTAGCATCAGATTGGAAGAGCATTCAAAAGGCACACAAGCCAGCCTGGTCCTAAAACATTCTGCAGTTTCCCACCACGTTGCTGTCCAGTGATCTTCAACTCACTACTTTTTGGGTCCCATCATCTACTTAACAGCCCCGATTGTTAGAAAAATTTGTGTTTGCACTCACCGAAATGTGTCTCTCAACGTTCGTCATTTGTTTAGGTCAGTCTGATCTCTGATCAGGCCCATTGTTACTTGATTTTAGATCTATCCAGCTTGTTAACTTTCTCCTGAAAATACTATTACATCGTCTATATGAAAGGGACTACAATTGGATGAAGTGTGATGTTTCATGATATTTTGTTCACCTTTGGAGATGTGGTGTAGGATGGCTCTTGGGACCATAGCATAAGAAAAGGCTAATTATTATGATTGTGATCACAGAATGTTAGGATTGAAGTAACTAATCAAATCACAAAGTTACCAAGAGAGTCTCCTGGGGTCCCTCCTGGGtgcttgatttatttatttaaagacaaGTTTAGAGAACTACTTGCAAGCAGGGAACTATCAGcttggaaaacttaaaaaatgtattttctgaaatgttgATGATGTATTGAAATAAGATTTAGCTGCTTTTCAAACTGAGATTATTTCCAAGAATGTATATGTCCATGTCCATATTGTGAACCCCATTTTGTTGATATGATTTATACATAGAATGTTTTACATTGAATATGTTGAGTTTGAATAATACTCAGTCATGTAGGCACCACCACTACAGTAGGTCACAATATTTCCATTACCTTGAAATGCTCCCAGGTGCCCTTTGCAGTAAGTGCTGTCCTCTCTGTACGTCAGCCCCTCATAAGCAGTCATGGGTTTTCTTTCAGTGTCACTTTGAATTCTTAGGATTTTATGTAAATGCAGTCTCACAGCCTAtagtttttgtgtatgttttctttcaCTTAATCTGGTGCTCTGATCTGAATCCAAGTGTCTTAAGTGTGagttgtttcttcctttgtattgctGAGAATTACCCATTATAGGGATTCTAGAGACATATCACTGTTTATTCACCAGATGAGAGACCCTTGAGTTTTTACACCTTTTGTTATtacgaataaagctgctatgtaTATTTGAGTTCATGTTTTTAagtgaatattcatttttatttctcttagatAGGTTCCTGGGAGTAGAAATACGACAATTTACCTAAGTATACGTTTAGCAACATAAGAAACTGTGAAGGTGTCCTCCAAGGTttagcaattttttttatttctaacagtAATCCATGACAGTCCCATAGctccacatccatgccagcaCTTAGTGTGGTCAGGCTTTTACATATTAGTGTTACCAAGGCCAAGCTCGTGCCATTTGCTGTATGAGAAGCCAATAAAATGAGAGACAAGATGTTGGGGAAGGAAAGTGACTTTATTCAGGAAGCCAGAAGACTGGGAAGATGGAGGGCTCATGTCCTAAAGCCCCATAATAACTCAGGGTTGCTTGGAAGCTTCTTTTATGCTAGGGAAAGGGGAGCAGGTTAGGGAGGGACAGAAGGCTGTAGAGATCTGGGGACCAGCGAGGGTCCGAGAGGAGAGCCCAGACGCTCTGTTGATGCCTGTTGACCCAGGTCTGCTCACCATGCCCATAAACCCTTTGCTGGGGCAGCATTATCTTCATACATATTTCCCTATTTTTAGGGGGAGGCACGGTCCGGTAAGGAGCTATTTGCAAAAATCTTAAACTGTAAGTAAGATTCCTTTTGGTGACCAAGAAGCCTGAGTGCAGGGCTGTAGGACTGAGCAGaagccctttctttttttttcccttttggccTAAAGTTGAAGACAGCAACGGAGAAAATACAGTATGGAGGCAGAGACGCCAAGCTCTTTCTATCTGTAACATTAGCATTCTTGGGCATGTGATGTGGAATCATCTAagttatcttatttttaatttttttgatatatTGGGTATAATTGACATGAAATATTATGTTTTAAGTGTACAGTGTGGTGATTTGATATACAAGTTTTGTGAAATGTTTATCAAAAGCAGGTGAACTGACATCCTTCTCATAtcatcattaattttttcttgttttggtgAGAATGTTTAAGTCTAGTTTCCTAGCAAATTCCAGCACACAATAAAGCATTAACTGAAGTTGCCACGCTGTACTTTGGATTTCCCAGAGCTTATCAACTCAGAACTGGGagcttgtaccctttgaccagcatctccccattttccGCGTTCCTTAGTCCTTGATAAACACCCTCTGCTCTCTGTTTtcacaaatttaaatatttttgattgcATACCTAAGTGGATCATAaagtgtttttctttattattctggctaatttcacttagcacaatgtcctcTAAGTTCACCCGTATTGTACATGTCagggtttccttcctttttaaggctgaataataccgTGTTTTGTATATGCTCCATGTTCCCTACCCAGTCATCCATCAATGggctaaaatgtgtgtgtgtgtgtgtgtgtgtgtgtgtgtgtgtgtgtgtttgttgtgtaatGACTTCAACGAGACATTATCTACATGGACATTTCCTTAAAGACAGAAATAgcttaattttatatgaattctcTTGGTACTCACTAAGGTACACCTCTTTGAAAGTATTTCCACTCTTACTCGTCTGTCAgaattccttgtagcctagtgtgtTGTTCCCTGTAGATTGGATCATAGATGGGAGAGGAAACTGATCTTGAACTGAGGAAAATCAGAGATAATTCAATATATTCTCCTAATAATCATGATCAAATTCCAAATTTATATAGTTTTGAAATCCTGAAATCAGTTGTAAATGTTCCCtaactttgttctttctgtttaagACTATTTTGTCAATTCTAGACATGTTCTATACCTCTTGAATTAGATAGGTATTACCTTCTTCCTCAAAACTGGTTAAGAGTCATCTGTACATATTGAACTCCTAGATTGctgagaattttattttaatttttaatgcttacttatgttttctattcctttctgCACAAAATTCTGGGAATTCATGTACTCAGATTAGATTTTAACTtctttatttaatattcattggtcttttaaaatttattccatTGTTGCTATAACTAATTTTCTACTTttcataccatattttgtttcttttatctttttttccactTCCCCTTTGATAAATCTTGGTAGTCATCTGCTTATCTTGGGAAACTTTCTCAGCTGTGTTTTGGtttgtgttcattttttgtcATTTGTATTTACTCCTCTTTCAGTTATACCTGAAAATATCTTTATCATTTACACTGTTCCTTCTTTCATTGTTCATTTGTTCTGTACACCATTACCCATTCTTCTGAGTTTAatgctcattttctttattttcaaagtcTTTTAATTTGTGGTATATGGATTTAGATGTATAAATTATTCCATAGGCACTAAATAGCTACATTATAGTTCcctttttattcaattttaaaaattacaaattttcctttgaaatgccagttttagtaaaaatattatttaaacctTGTGTTACTTAACTTTGAGTTCTGTGAGATTTTGTTTAGTTCTCTTTTGCTATTGATTTATAATTCTTTTGCTGCATGACAAACCTAACTCTATTGGTTATTGTGAAATTCTTTTGACACAATTTGTCACCAAGTGTATGACCAAGTTTCGTCAATTTCATTGcttgaaaataatgaaatatgttcTTTTGTGTACAGAATTCTCTGTATATTATATGGATTGTGCttactaatttcatttctaaatatctATTTCTTGTTGTCTTTGAATTTCTGAGACCGGTATGTTAAAATGGTCTATGATAATATTTGatatatttgcttttggtttttccATAACTGTATCATCAATTAATTTTTGATAATACACTACGGTTCTGTAAAAGAATGGcggccttttcaacaaatggtgctgcaaGAATTAGACGTccacatgcaaaaataaaaataaataaagtaaatgacACAACATGGataagacctaaatgtaaaatctaaGACTAtcaatttctagaagaaaacaaaggggacAATttttgtgatcttgttttctggAAAGGATATTATTACataatattatgaatattatgaATCACTTAAAAGTTTCTATTTAGATTTTATCAAAACAATAAATATCTGCTTTTTCAAGGACACCATTGTGCTTCTGAAAAGGAAGATAGGCCACATCTTGAGAAAAGTGTTTTCAAAATAGGTATAAGATAAAAGAATCTTAACCAGAAAACAAGGAAGTCTCCATAACtcagtaataagaaaacaaatagctCAGTTTACAGAATGAGCATAGGATGTGAACATATACTTTACCAAGGAATATCTACAAgtacaaataaggaaatgaaaaaacagtCACATCAGCATCACTAGCCATGAGGGAAAGAAATGCATATTCAAACCACAACgaaataccactacacacctgtgAGCATGGCTGAAaggatatttgaaaatgatactattaagcattggtgaggatgtggaggaactggaGACCAGCCTTCCCTTCAGTCACATTGTTGGTCCTTCACAGAGAAGGTGCTATTTTGCTCTAGGTGCTATAATAATTTACTCCTAACTTTATGTTCAATATTTCACTATAATGTGCATCTGAGTGATTTTCTTTGAGTTGATTCATCTGGGGTTCACTGAGTTTCTTGAACCTGTGGCATGACATCTTTCAGCAGTCTGGGGACcagtggcccagtcaagttgacacacaaTGTGAACCATGACAGTGCTCATAGTGCCACCCTTCAGCACACAATTGGTTAAAAATGTTGTGCATTGTGCTAATTTCCACCTTGAGGTGTGGGAGGCTGTTGAGCACAGGAGATATTGTAGAACCTTATTGGGTATCTGTACATACGTGAGGCTTGCAGCTGGCTCTGTGCGCATGCACCCGCCAGAAGGGGCTCGTGTCAGTTGAAAGGTCCTGCAAACTTCTTGACCAAAAAAAATGGAGGCCCAGGCAGCAAAACCATGGAGCAGCTAGCTAAGCTCTTGAAACATCTGAAAAATGATTTTGTACATTTCACTGCAATTCATAGAATTCATGTAATGTAATTGGGATGtatcttcttcatttttcttactgAATAATTGGTTATGACTGAGTCAGGAGAAAGAATACCTGAGAATCTGCTGGCAAAGGGAAGGAGCAATGAATTCATTACATGAGACAGTGGTTCTGAGGTCGGGGTGCTCTTCATCCATGGCTGGGGGCATGTGATTTGTCTGGCAAGTGGATATTGTTCATGATTTCTGAGGGTTTTTGTGGTATGTTCCCCCTACCAATCCCACATGGAAAAGCAATAGTTTATAACACGTAGTCACTGTGGTATATAGAAAAAGTGAAGGAGTTTCTACCTTTCCCGAATTCGGGGAATAGTAGTTGTCACTTTTCAAGTAACTCAACTAATTAGAATCAGTGTAGAAACTATGGAGGAGGGTGAGCAGAAAAGGACCAAAATGTGGCAGGGGGTGAGGATTAGTGATGGTAATTTGAAATCCTTGCTGCTATCAGTAAAATGTGAAAAAGTTTCATTGTAACCGAAGTGCATTAAGCACTTTCATTTACATACCTGTGGTAAAGCTGTAAGACTTGACGTCTGCACTCACTAAAATTTTTGGCAGAGGGGTAATTatactttaattataaaatatacctGTAAACAAATATTAAATCTCAGACTGCTTACCGTATAAATATGGATAATATGGAAAATTACATAATAAAGTGTACTTACACATACCGATTGTAGAACAGTTGGTATtttatgggtatttttttttcctactactttccatccatttttctttaattctgttattgctTCAATTCTGATTATATATAAATCTCTCTCAGATTCAACGGTCACACTTCCAAATAGTATAGTTAATCC
It contains:
- the LOC118934575 gene encoding olfactory receptor 6M1-like encodes the protein MDTHNRTAVTEFTLTAFPALHRLQVSLFVVLLLTYTLTLTGNTVIISLIWADDRLQTPMYFFLSNLSCLDILYTTSVTPKLLASLLEGRNDISLAGCMTQMYFVFFLATVEFILLAVMSYDRYVAIHKPLNYTIIMNSRVCLLLVLGCWVGAFLSVLCPTIVVTRLPFCYKEIKHFFCDLAPLLHVACIDTHFIQMLSFILSTLVLLTSLLLTTVSYTYIISTILRIPSAQGRQKAFSTCASHITVLSIAYGGSIFMYVRPSQSQSLDFDKVTAVLTTMVTPLLNPFIYSLRNEKVKEAWREAGNKIMSLLHRKT